From one Desulfonatronum sp. SC1 genomic stretch:
- a CDS encoding Spy/CpxP family protein refolding chaperone — protein MRRFLSTSAILLVFALISVPVLAQHQHGPGQPGKPGAEVQQRQHGAGHPVLGNLSEEQQEAMVALFAEHRKHMMQHNLHLRAKQAELDVLLAAPEFQQAQIDTVTAEIITLKGEAMKLRNDLRRKVFEETGHLMQGGTGGRGHGMSDRGKMSGKKGRMGNCPMMSGHGARSAE, from the coding sequence ATGCGACGTTTTCTTTCCACCAGTGCGATACTTCTTGTGTTTGCCCTGATCTCCGTACCCGTTCTGGCGCAACACCAGCACGGTCCCGGTCAACCCGGCAAGCCAGGGGCTGAGGTGCAACAGCGTCAGCACGGCGCCGGACATCCGGTGCTCGGCAACCTCTCCGAGGAGCAACAGGAAGCAATGGTCGCGCTGTTCGCGGAGCACCGCAAGCACATGATGCAGCACAACCTGCACCTGCGTGCCAAGCAGGCCGAACTGGACGTGCTCCTGGCCGCCCCGGAGTTCCAGCAGGCCCAGATTGACACCGTGACTGCCGAAATCATCACCCTGAAGGGCGAAGCCATGAAGCTCAGGAACGATCTGCGGCGCAAGGTTTTCGAGGAAACCGGGCACCTGATGCAGGGCGGCACGGGCGGCAGAGGTCACGGTATGTCGGACCGCGGCAAGATGTCCGGCAAGAAAGGCCGGATGGGAAACTGCCCGATGATGTCCGGGCACGGAGCGCGATCGGCTGAATAA